A genomic stretch from Lepisosteus oculatus isolate fLepOcu1 chromosome 7, fLepOcu1.hap2, whole genome shotgun sequence includes:
- the rabl2 gene encoding RAB, member of RAS oncogene family-like 2 isoform X1, which produces MAGDIASLSDLDQEKYDADEQVKIICLGDSAVGKSKLMERFLMDGYRPQQLSTYALTLYKYTTTIDDKTVLVDFWDTAGQERFQSMHPSYYHKAHACIMVFDVQRKITYKNLSNWYMELREYRPEIPCIVVANKIDADMKVTQRNFNFAKKQGLPLYFVSAADGTNVVKLFRDAIKLAMSYKQNSSDFMDEVMRELENFELERKDDTTDKDNVSKEDKSKSA; this is translated from the exons ATGGCTGGAGATATCGCGTCCCTTTCTGACCTGGATCAAGAGAAATACGATGCAGACGAACAAGTCAAGATAATTTGTTTAGGTGACAGTGCTGTTGGAAAATCCAA GTTAATGGAAAGATTCCTAATGGATGGCTA CCGTCCTCAGCAACTGTCTACGTATGCGCTGACACTCTATAAATACACAACGACAATTGATGACAAAACAGTGTTAGTAG ACTTTTGGGACACAGCAGGGCAGGAGAGATTTCAGAGCATGCACCCCTCTTATTATCATAAGGCTCATGCTTGTATCATG GTATTTGATGTTCAGAGAAAGATCACATATAAAAATCTTTCTAACTGGTATATGGAACTAAGGGAGTATCGCCCAGAGATTCCCTGCATAGTAGTTGCAAATAAAATAGATG CTGATATGAAGGTGACCCAAAGAAATTTTAACTTTGCTAAAAAACAAGGACTGCCATTGTATTTTGTATCTGCAGCTGATGGGACTAATGTAGTAAAG TTGttcagagatgcaattaaacTGGCAATGTCCTACAAACAAAATTCAAGCGATTTCATGGATGAAGTAATGCGAGAACTTGAG AATTTTGAACTGGAAAGAAAAGATGACACTACTGATAAAGATAACGTCTCCAAGGAAGATAAATCCAAGTCAGCATGA
- the rabl2 gene encoding RAB, member of RAS oncogene family-like 2 isoform X2, whose protein sequence is MERFLMDGYRPQQLSTYALTLYKYTTTIDDKTVLVDFWDTAGQERFQSMHPSYYHKAHACIMVFDVQRKITYKNLSNWYMELREYRPEIPCIVVANKIDADMKVTQRNFNFAKKQGLPLYFVSAADGTNVVKLFRDAIKLAMSYKQNSSDFMDEVMRELENFELERKDDTTDKDNVSKEDKSKSA, encoded by the exons ATGGAAAGATTCCTAATGGATGGCTA CCGTCCTCAGCAACTGTCTACGTATGCGCTGACACTCTATAAATACACAACGACAATTGATGACAAAACAGTGTTAGTAG ACTTTTGGGACACAGCAGGGCAGGAGAGATTTCAGAGCATGCACCCCTCTTATTATCATAAGGCTCATGCTTGTATCATG GTATTTGATGTTCAGAGAAAGATCACATATAAAAATCTTTCTAACTGGTATATGGAACTAAGGGAGTATCGCCCAGAGATTCCCTGCATAGTAGTTGCAAATAAAATAGATG CTGATATGAAGGTGACCCAAAGAAATTTTAACTTTGCTAAAAAACAAGGACTGCCATTGTATTTTGTATCTGCAGCTGATGGGACTAATGTAGTAAAG TTGttcagagatgcaattaaacTGGCAATGTCCTACAAACAAAATTCAAGCGATTTCATGGATGAAGTAATGCGAGAACTTGAG AATTTTGAACTGGAAAGAAAAGATGACACTACTGATAAAGATAACGTCTCCAAGGAAGATAAATCCAAGTCAGCATGA